A window of Oncorhynchus kisutch isolate 150728-3 linkage group LG23, Okis_V2, whole genome shotgun sequence genomic DNA:
tgtggcatgacctcaagagacaGTTCACACCAGATatcccaagaatattgtggaactaaaacagttttataaagaagaatggtccaaaattcctcctgactgttgtgcaggtctgatccgcaactacagaaaacatttggttgagtgtattgctgccaaaggagggtcaacctgttattaaatccaagggatcacatacttttcccaacctgcACTGTTTaggtttacacagtgtgttcaataaagacatccTTTTTGCGGGGAAAACAAATGTGTAGTCAACATTACTGACACCCGCAATGATTCTTAGAAATAAAATAGTTAAAAGTTGGTTTGGCCCCATACTCCTAGCAtgtaatgactacatcaagcttttgACTACAAACTTGAATGCATTTGCATTTTGTTTTGGTTGCGTTtctgattattttgtgcccaatagatatttaaggtaaataatgtattgtgtaattttGGAGTCACTTATTGTAAATAAGATCAGAAGGTTTCTAAATATgtttacattaatgtggatgctaacaTGATTTGGATAATCCTTAACTCATCAATAATGATGAATGAGAAAGTCAAAGGGTCAAAGATCATAAcccaaagacatgctaacctctaacCATTACCAATAAAGGtaaggttagcatgtcttggaacTTTCCCACTCattattattcatgattcattcaagATATTACCGTAATCATGGTAGTATCCACATCAatatagaagtgttcagaaacatatattcttatttacaataaaagtgactcctaAATGACACAATAAATTACCCGCGAATTAAAAttaaaagatgtctgcagaaagaatggggcaTCAGCTATAATGATACGgagtttaaaaaaatctattttggttattgaactacagtaagtgaagtgaatCAACAACACCCGGTAACAGAATGATGGTACCAGAATGAAATCATGGGCCTATACattgtcaggatggatggggagcatcgctgcacagcatTGACATCTTTGAATGCATCAACTTCATTTTTTGGAAAATCTTTAGGGGCTATTGTGATGAGCCCAAAAACCACATTTGGAGTGAATCTGACATTTAGTCCACCAGAAAATtgaaatacttttttatttttttaaattaagcaTTAGGTGTTACATTGGCAAAAAAGTGAATTGTTGATAGTTTCCTTCAGTATCAATGCTACACTTAACATGGTTCATCATGGTAATGTCTGAAATCAGATGTTTTATTTATCAATACCTAATTTGTTGTTATTTAGGCTAATGGTTAATGATACGTTTTTCAAACGTTTTCCAAGATTGAGGAAAATCTTTCCTGACAGACCTTATGGGGAAATTATTTGGCAAATTTGTTCCGCATGAGGAAAGACACTGAAATACGAAAGTTTCAAGTTGAGGGTTTAAGCAAGTCTGCCTATAAACAGCGCCACCTATAGCAGAggcattatttttttaaaccaaagTTACTCTTGTCCTGtagttagttttttttaaagttaccAATCTATGCTTGAGTTATTTGActatgtcaacaacaacaaaaaggtttCACAGCTTTGTTGTGAACCCCAAAAGGTCATAAATTATACATTATTTAAAGATTAAATAGGTTTTGGTTGCCCAAACAGAAAAGCCAGAGTGGATAAATACATCAACTATTAGAGCGGGAAGGGTCAACAACATTGAGACCTCAGAATGTAGGACAAATCGTAACGTTATTGTAACAGAATAGCACTTCGCTGTGGGCTACAAAGGACAAACTCTGGAGCCGCCCAAGCCTGGTCAGTTATAACTATACTCTATTTTCAGAAACTTTGTTTTTCTTATGAATTAAGCGCATGAGAAGGCTACTAAATAAGCGCAACAGAGGCTACTGCAAAGAATGGTCAATGCCCAAATAAGGCAAAAGAAGCAAGCAGACAGTAGGCTAGGTTACAAAAGGACATGTCAGTTTCGAAGTTTGACTTACCTAATGGAAGTTCTGGATATTTGATAGTTTATTATGGAAATGCACAATTAAATACCGAATATGATAGTCCACCAACAGAATGTGAGTTTTGAAGTAACAAAATAAGCAGTTCGTCTTCCATCAAAGCTTTATATTTCCTGGTTTCTGCAGGTATGGGCGTGGCGTTGAAACTGAAGGTGAGTCGCACACGCTGCCGTAAACTACCACATGAGCGTAGGTGGGTGAGTTCAGGGGTGTAATCCTTACACCAAACGAAAACTAGCGTTTCTATTTGACAGATTCAGGTAGGTCCCGCCCTGTTTGCTGAACATGACCAATATAAACGCTTGTTTTTGTGTTTGGAGTAAAGATTTCACCCTGGTTTCGACTAAGGGCATGAGTCACACCACAAATGTTTACTTATGGCCCGCTTTCCGTTTGATGTCCACTCTCCAGTGAATTGTACAGAAACTGAACGTCAGCTCATAAATATTTGTGAGGTGGGGGAAAGCCTATTCACTCATCTCTACTACTCACTCCTTTGAATTCAAAGAAATCCATATTTAAACTGTATGAATCATACCTGGGAAGTGGAACATGAAAGGAAACATCCTCTATAACCATGAGCACACTCCAACCCCTACCTTTTATCAATAGGCTACAATTTGAATACCTGCCTAGTTGGTTTGACTTGTCATGTAAGAGGAGGACCCTGTGGCATATCCAATGTCTATCAGACAGAAGACCTATGTATGGCTTAAATAGCACCCAGTTCAGTGTGCTAAATGAGCATGACAATTGTTGTAAGGGCTTCAATTGAATCACATCCTGAGCTGGATGTGTTAGGACTTGTACTATTATTTTGTTACTCGAGTCATTGACTTGGGTTGTTGAGAATCAAGTAATGCACAGGTAAGTTGAAACAATGCATACAGCACGCTATGTTCCCAAGATGTCAGcttttgttttttttgcatatTAAAATCACGCATGCGGGGTTGTAATGCACCCATTATTTTAGAGGGGGCACAAAGTATGTAAGGatgaaacagctttttcctgcaatctagagccataatcattgtGCCTACTGTAATTCTATATACAAAAAAAGTGTATATTTTTCTGCATAtgttatctaagcatacctctttacCTGTTAAATTGTCATTTTGTTAAGGGTGTCATTCTGACTTTTGTAAATCACACATCTCAATATACTGTACTACAATGGTGTGTATTCAAGGATGCTAagagaagccaggcttccccaaacaATTTACCAGGGAAAAAATATCAAATTTTGCCTCTTTTAGCAAGAGGCTGAATGCATCTCACCGGAGAATGCATCCAAGCGAAcaaaacagcacccctctgtctccaATAGGTGTAGCCCAAATATAATTATattgttgccgcccgtagcattgaatgtaagggaagccagtgagcatttggcctcccttgataataAATAATTTtacaataatagccaatcagtgttgagctaaactgagtgatcAACTGTGAAAAGTGTCAAAAAAGTTTTGATTTGGCTTCACATCAAGCCAATCTTCAAGCCAATCTTCAGATagttgaattgttgcatcttattgtgttgttgtcctccggtggctagctagctaaaatgagccctttcctaaattagccatgggtGGAAATGGGGATTTGGATTTTTACTTAATTTTCCATACTGGCCAAAGATTATaacggtgattctgatccaaccataatcATACATTGTGCCTCTGACCTGAAAGGATGGAAGTTCAAAATGTAGccagatgtagtaggctaatgctaactagctggctaatcgttgcccatgaaaggaagttaggctagcgtgcaagcattttagccaggtagcctaggacaacaaaaactaaaagcttgtactgtatgacagagtcatagaccgtttcggcaacatgacagagaggaggatggcattggtgtttctcAACGAGGGTGAGTGTTTTTTCTACTTTTTCTACATGTGTTTTCTACTTACACGCACATAAATCAGTACCATAGACAGCCACACGATATTTAGCatacattgattggactaaatcgtttttggaATATTTTGTCCCTGTATTAGagtaagcataggtgatttgatgatgttgaaatggtgctggaatagtggaggcagcttcTTTTTATTGGTTTCTTGCGTTAACTCTCTGgcgttctaaatcaatagttgttttgtAGTCCAAATATGTTGTAAATATTAACttgattgaccatgctgtaggccATGTAACTGTTTCTTAATTGCAATATGCTTTGTAGACTCCACCGGACAATGTTGCTCTGCAGTTTTGTGATTAAACAAAGGTGTGGTTAAATTTATTCTGACACCATCTTATTGTCCCGACCTTAGGCATGCCTAATATATATagtggcaaggcatatgaactaacattatagagcaaacaatgcaattatcacaacacatacagttgaagtcagaagtttacataccttagccaagtacatttaaactcagtttttcacaatttctgacatttaatcctagtaaaaattccctgtcttaagtcagttaggatcaccactttattttaagaatgtgaaatgtcagaaaaatagtagtgattcatttctttcatcacattcccagtgggtcagaagtttacatatattcaattagtacacctccaattgactcaaaggatgtcaatcagcctatcggaaacttctaaaaccatgactaaaagatcttggaaaattccagaaaactaaaggcacagtcaacttagtgtatgtaaacttctgacccactggaattgtgatacagtgaattgtaagtgaaataatgtctgtaaacaattgttggaaaaattacttgtgtcatgcacaagtagatggcctaaccgacttgccaaaaccatcgttttttaacaagaaatttgtgaagttgaaaagcgagttttaatgactccaacctaagggtatgtaaacttccgaaatATGGCTTTTTCGTTGGCTTGGCTTCCCCGTTGATTTTACTCACGCACCGCTACTACTGCACTAACATATTTAGGATACAACATCCAAATTGCAACAGTCCATGGGATCATAATACAGGCATATATCATAGCATCCTATTTACTACCCAACCACAAAATACTGCACGAATTTCTATCAATAATTATGATAAAACATGGCCTTAAATATACTGTAGTTTAGTAATTAATTTAACATTGAAAAATGTAAAAACAGGAGAAATCTGAGGGGGTATGTACCCTTGTGCCCCCCTTTGGGCATGACACCACTGCATGCATGGCTTGATTGTATTTAAGCAGGGTACATTGACAGCACTATGTCCAACAATATCCATAGGGGAGTAATAGCGAGATTACCTGATGTGTAGGTTTAGTGGGCTCCAAACTGTGATCCAACTAAAACCTTTTGAATTTGCCTATACATCTCCAGATaatcaaaacaatgttttaagCCACAACAGCCCAGTCTTAAGCCATGACCCAGGAGGACTTGGGTGTGAATCACCAGGGGTCCTGACCACCGTGGCCCATCTCACTCACCATTTGGAAAATACTACCCTACGGGTGATATTGCACAACACTCAATTGACTTCCACCAACAGTTTTCCAATCAAAGATGTATGATTATTTCAAATAAGTAATCAGATTGAGGCTGTAAACAGTTGATCAATTTACTGCAAAAGCAGTTGTCTCAGTTACTCAGTTACTTTCTATGTTCAGTTTTTACTGAAAAAGCCTCTTCTATATGGAATTTTGATAGCATTTGCATCTACTCATAACGATCCTGGAATATGAAAGAAAGATTAGTAATTCTATTCACATTATGCCACCTATGGATCATTTATGGAAATGATTATGCTGCCCTCTTAGGGCTGAAGAGTTTAGAGATGAAAACATAACGTTATtgcataaaatctgattttatttTGGCAGCATCTAGGACAGGCAGTCCAATTCAGATTCTTGCCCAATAACTGGTCTTTTCATCAATCAGATTAGGTCTTTTGCCAATAGTTTAGCATCAGAAACAAAATTATACTTCCTGTATAAACTGAGCCAATTAGTATTTTCTATAAATATGACATACATTAGGCCAACTGTACATTTAATTATCTTAAATACATAATTTCACAAAGAAAATGTATAATCACGACTGATCATTAATAGGACAACAGCTACATGAAATACATAATGAAATGTGTGATCATGAAAGGAAGACAATTGATATGGCATATTCACAAATCGTTAGCTACATGACATACGCCTTGGATGGTATTCCTTCACCATGGCATTGTTTTAAAATCTTGACCAAGTCAAGTCATTGATTGGCAACTCCTGTATGTCCTCTACTTTGTGTCCCCTGGTGTCCAAGGTCTGCTGCACTGATTGTGAAGCGACTTGATGGGTTGATTTGAGGACTCAGAGGTATGTCATGTAAATGAAGCATTTGCCCAATGCAGTATTTTCTGGTCCTACTTTAGATTATTTATCTTAATATCTGAAAAAAGTGTCTCTGTGCATGTATAGACTTTTTTTTAGTATGCTTCAAATAAAAACCTGATGAAATTTTATCTTCCAGGGATCCAGCCTCAGAGAATTGAACTATTATTAGTGATGTCAATAGAAAATAATCAATCACATGGATGTGCATACAAATACAGATCTCTGTTAGAGAAGCAATGAATAAGTGATTTTACTAATTCGTTTTTTGAGCAATCACATCAGATATTGTTCAGAGCTGACATGATTGGTCAAactaccaattagtgaaaaaaagattGGAATTGGGCTGCCTTTGTAACAGCCTTAGTCTCCATCTCAAAACCTTAGGGCTGTCTCTGATGTTACAGCAGCAGCAAAGTGTACTGTAGCAGGAGAAAGCAGCTTCATAGTGCAGGTAACAACATTAAAAGGCAATACAGTTTGTAGAGGAGTGCTGTCATGATAGCATTTGTTGTGCAGTTGATGCTTAGAGGTCATCGTCTATTTAGTGGTGCTGTTGGATGGGACTTGTCATCTTCTGCCACCAGTCTTCACTAGAATGCAGAGGTTGAGTATCAGTGATGTAACACAGAGGAGCATTGTTGCTGATGACTTCATTGATTATTTGTTTGGTAGTGATttcacacaggattggtcagagaAGAACAAAAGTGATGCTGATGTcagtgacaatttttttttttttcaggaatAGGTAATCAATAAACGTCACAATACGGTGCAGAGCTTTCGatttggctggggggggggggcaaggagaCCCTTAGCTtcgctaaaaccattgacaaccaTGTGCCGTTTAATTTATTAGCTACCTATTGAACTACACATTTGTTATTCCAATTGAGCAGATGTATCTctatcagagttatacagcaagtcACTGCATGCatttcatgatcagtaaacataaattgatcatgtattttcagataGCTAATCAAACAGCATGTAATTTAGCTTGAGTCAGATGAGATTTTGGGGAAGAACTTGACAAAGCATGCCGCAAAgttgttcaatgtacatgtagcCAAATAAAAAATCCCGACCTATGGTTCGCAATGCTCCactctacctgtatagtctgtttgtttctgttgttggtcttggctagcttaatgttcCGGTCGGTAGTAAGCTAGCACTCACTCAAGTGGCTGCTAGCATCGTCATGAAAAGGGGCATGAGGGAAGCCTTACAATATTACGTTTCTCTAAGTAGTGAGAACGCTAGGGAGCAGGCAAAATGTTGAAAAGTAATCTCTATACATGTTGTATTtttcttaaatgtagttttgtaattgactaaaGCAGACAAGAAAATTGTGTTTTTGCTGTGAGCCAATGCGATAACCTAGGTAACCACAGGTCATTTTCCCCCACAGGTGGGCAAGGTCACGACGTAGCATCTAATACCAACTGGGCCCCATGAGTGACTTCACAAAGGGCATGGAATATTAATGATAGAGATAAAACAAGCGGTGGTAATAGAGAatggaaaaatatatattctatTAAGCAATTTCTGACTAACTAAATACATATTGTATCTTGTACACCCACCAAGTAGACATCATGTACAGAGTCTGGGCTGCCCTGGGTAGGGGGAAAGGGGACAGTGTCATCCAGGGCCACAGTCATACAAGAGGCACTGGGAAGACAGTGGGAAGAGAAACAACAACTCCATCACTGTCTTACAGAACAAACAGTTGCTTCCAGCAAGGGATGAGCCTTGAAAAGGTACTGTGTATGGGTGCTAAGGTGGTTAAGGAAGGGATGAGGTGTATATGAAGTGGGGCAGTGTACAATCAGGGTGTTGAAGTATAAACATTGTATGAACAGTTGACACTACCTATTCTCCAGGTGCTCTTCAAGGTCTTTCTTGATAGTCTGAAGagcggaggaggagaaggaaacaGCCTGCTTTATACTTTTAGGGAGCGTGACTAGGTCAGGGTGCTTGGAGGAACTTACTGTTGAACAAAACAGAGAAATAAAAAAAAAGCATAAAGAACAGATAAATCAGAGATTGCATGATGTGagaagtgtgtttgtgtacagtgTAGTTTATAAAGGGTGACTACATGGTCTGTCCAGGCACTCCATGCTTTGGGCCTTCCTCTCATCCTTCTCCTTTTGGGGGGACAGCACCTCTTGGGAGGCTGACCTCATCGCATGGATGGAGCTCCTCTTCCTCTTAGAGGATGCTCCTCTTAGAGCTGAGGGAAAGGGAGCATTAGTGAAATGACTAAGCAAATTAATGAGAAAATATGATATAAAGGACATGAGGTAAccagttgagtgtgtgtgtgtgagtcagtcacTTACGATGGATCTTTTTGAATACAGTGCCACCCATGAAATTAAGAAATCTGTCTGCATAGAAACCGGGCCTGTGAACTGACACTGTGTCCTGAAACACAAACAGGTGTCAGGCCACTATGACAAATGGAATATGAACACAATCACACATGCATACTAACCTACCCCATCGTGTACAAGGGCCTTCCAGGAGTGCTCCATCTTCTTAATTAACCTTGGAAAGAAGCTCAGATGTTATGtgacatatcaaatcaaatttatttatatagcccttcgtacatcagctgatatctcaaagtgctgtacagaaacccagcctaaaaccccaaacagcaagcaatgcaggtggagatgTGTTTTTCTTGATGGCAGTGGCAACAGTGGTTCCACGAAAAGCTCTTACCTGTAGGACTGTAGGATATCAATGATCCCCAAGAAGATCAGCAGCTTCTCATCTTTGTGCTTTGCTGGAATTCCACCCATTCTGATAATATCAAAAACACATTTATGTTATGCAGTGTATGACTGAATCATGGTGTGAATAATGCAATGTACTAACGTTTACAATGACTCATTGTGTATTCAGTGATATGTCATTGGTTAAAGGGCCTTAAGGTGAATCTTCGCTTACGTGTTATCGTCTGCCACTGGCTCTGCAACCTTGCCATCGCCTTCCCCTTGGATGGACTCCAGGGCAGTGGAGTAGAGGACCCTCTGGCTGTTGAGGCGCTTACTGTCCCCCCTGGCCCCCCTTTCCAGACTCTTGTCCAGAACATGCACCCCTAGCAGGAGACTGTAGTCCATGATCTTAAAGCTCTCCAGGACCTGACAGAGACATAACCACATACATGAATATGTCAGGAACATAAAAGGGCCGCAACATGCTTCTGGTCAAGGACTCCTGGTCCTACATGTGAACAAAGCACA
This region includes:
- the pip5k1ba gene encoding phosphatidylinositol-4-phosphate 5-kinase, type I, beta a isoform X2 — protein: MATTTTESGGTSGSKDYKKPTAAALKGAIQLGIGYAVGNLTSKPDRDVLMQDFYMVESVFLPSEGSNMTPAHHFPDFRLKTYAPLAFRYFRELFGIKADDYLYSICNEPLIELSNPGASSSWFYLTSDDEFIIKTVQHKEAEFLQKLLPGYYMNLNQNPRTLLPKFYGLYCIQCAGVNIRLVVMNNVLPRALKMHYKYDLKGSTYKRHASRKERAKSSPTFKDLDFQEMLEGLHFDGDTYSALMKTLQRDCRVLESFKIMDYSLLLGVHVLDKSLERGARGDSKRLNSQRVLYSTALESIQGEGDGKVAEPVADDNTMGGIPAKHKDEKLLIFLGIIDILQSYRLIKKMEHSWKALVHDGDTVSVHRPGFYADRFLNFMGGTVFKKIHPLRGASSKRKRSSIHAMRSASQEVLSPQKEKDERKAQSMECLDRPLSSSKHPDLVTLPKSIKQAVSFSSSALQTIKKDLEEHLENSASCMTVALDDTVPFPPTQGSPDSVHDVYL
- the pip5k1ba gene encoding phosphatidylinositol-4-phosphate 5-kinase, type I, beta a isoform X3, with the protein product MQDFYMVESVFLPSEGSNMTPAHHFPDFRLKTYAPLAFRYFRELFGIKADDYLYSICNEPLIELSNPGASSSWFYLTSDDEFIIKTVQHKEAEFLQKLLPGYYMNLNQNPRTLLPKFYGLYCIQCAGVNIRLVVMNNVLPRALKMHYKYDLKGSTYKRHASRKERAKSSPTFKDLDFQEMLEGLHFDGDTYSALMKTLQRDCRVLESFKIMDYSLLLGVHVLDKSLERGARGDSKRLNSQRVLYSTALESIQGEGDGKVAEPVADDNTMGGIPAKHKDEKLLIFLGIIDILQSYRLIKKMEHSWKALVHDGDTVSVHRPGFYADRFLNFMGGTVFKKIHPLRGASSKRKRSSIHAMRSASQEVLSPQKEKDERKAQSMECLDRPLSSSKHPDLVTLPKSIKQAVSFSSSALQTIKKDLEEHLENSASCMTVALDDTVPFPPTQGSPDSVHDVYLTGGRR
- the pip5k1ba gene encoding phosphatidylinositol-4-phosphate 5-kinase, type I, beta a isoform X1 → MATTTTESGGTSGSKDYKKPTAAALKGAIQLGIGYAVGNLTSKPDRDVLMQDFYMVESVFLPSEGSNMTPAHHFPDFRLKTYAPLAFRYFRELFGIKADDYLYSICNEPLIELSNPGASSSWFYLTSDDEFIIKTVQHKEAEFLQKLLPGYYMNLNQNPRTLLPKFYGLYCIQCAGVNIRLVVMNNVLPRALKMHYKYDLKGSTYKRHASRKERAKSSPTFKDLDFQEMLEGLHFDGDTYSALMKTLQRDCRVLESFKIMDYSLLLGVHVLDKSLERGARGDSKRLNSQRVLYSTALESIQGEGDGKVAEPVADDNTMGGIPAKHKDEKLLIFLGIIDILQSYRLIKKMEHSWKALVHDGDTVSVHRPGFYADRFLNFMGGTVFKKIHPLRGASSKRKRSSIHAMRSASQEVLSPQKEKDERKAQSMECLDRPLSSSKHPDLVTLPKSIKQAVSFSSSALQTIKKDLEEHLENSASCMTVALDDTVPFPPTQGSPDSVHDVYLTGGRR